From the Streptomonospora nanhaiensis genome, the window CGCCTACATCGCGCGCGCCCTCAGCGAGGGCGCCGGCGGCTTCCTGCTCAAGGCGGGCGACCCCCGCGAGCTGGTGGCGGGGGTGCGCGCCGTGGCCGACGGCGCCGCCTACCTGTCGCCGCGCGTGGCCCGCCACGTCATCGACGAGCTGAGCGGGGGCCGCATGAGCCGGGAGGCCGAGGCGCGCGCCCGGGTGGCCGAGCTGACGGCCCGCGAACGCGACGTCCTGGCGCTGGTGGGCGCGGGCCTGTCCAACGCGGAGATCGCCGCCCGCCTCTACCTGGTCGAGGGCACGGTCAAGAGCTACGTCAGCGCCATCCTCGGCCGCCTGGACCTGCGCAACCGCGTCCAGGCCGCCATCCTCGCCCACGAGGCGGGCCTGGTCGGCGGCGACGCCTGAGCGCGGCGCCGGGGCGGCGCCGCGCCGCCGCGGACCGGGGCCCGCACGCCGACGGCGGCGCCCTCGCCGAGGGCGCCGCCGGGGGAGGAGGCGGGGGTCAGGCGTCGCGGGTGCGCAGGAGGGCGTAGCCGGCGGCCAGGGCCAGCGCGGCCCAGGCGCCCAGCAGGGCGGCGCCCGCCGCCCACCCGTAGGGGTCGGTGATACCGGTCATCAGCGGGAGCCCGGCGTCGGCGGGCAGGTAGCTCGCGACCTCCTCGACCGTCTCGTTGCCCAGCATGCTGGCGAACATCGGCACGCCGATCAGGACGCCCACGGCGGCGGTGATGGTGCCGGCCGTGCTCCGCAGGGCCGTGCCCAGGCCCAGCGCGAACAGCGACACCGCTGTGAGGTAGCCGGCGGTGCCCAGCACGGCGTGGGCCACGTGGTCGGCCTCGAAGATCATCGCGTCGCCGAACACCGCCGTCGAGACCCCGATCGAGACGCCGCCCAGCGCGCAGCCGACCGGGAACACGACCGTGGCCAGGACCAGGGCCTTGGCGGCGAGCACCCGCCCCCGCACCGGGACGGCGGTCAGGGTGGTGCGCATCGCCCCGGTGGCGTACTCGCCGGTGACGATCAGCGAGGCCACGGCCACCAGCGCGAACTGCGAGAGCATGACGACGGTGGGCAGCATGCCGTGCGCCGTCATGTTCTGGACCTGGTCGCCGGCCTCCAGCGCGGTGGCGCCCAGGGCGCTGGGCCCGGCGGTCAGCAGCACCGCCATCGCCAGGCAGGTCCAGGTGGAGCGCAGGCCCCACAGCTTGGTCCACTCCGCCGCGACGGCCTGGGCGAACCCGCTGCCGCCCCGCCGGCCCGCCGGGGCGGGGGTTCCTTCGGCGCCGGCCACCGGTGCGGCCGCGTTCGTCGTCGCCATCGTCCTCACACTCCCGCCTTCTCGCCGCGGCCGGCGGCCGCGGGCGTCGGCGCCGCGTACTCCACGGCGGACGCGGTCAGCTCCATGTAGGCCTCCTCCAGGGAGGCCGCGCGCGGGCTCAGCTCGTGCAGACACACCCCGGCCTCGTGCGCCGCCGCGCCGACGCGCTCCAGCGTGCCGCCGGTGACCAGCAGCTCCTCGCCGCCCGGCCGCTCGACCCGCATGCCCGCGGCCAGCAGGCGGCGCTCCAGCTCCGCGGGCTGGGGCGTGCGCACCCGCACGGCCGTCAGCGAGCTGCGCTCGATCACCTCGGCGACGGGCGCGTCGGCGATCAGCCGGCCCCGGCCGATGACCACGAGCTGGTCGGCGGTGGCCTGCATCTCGCTCATCAGGTGGCTGGAGACGAACACCGTGCGGCCCTCGGCGGCCAGCGACCGCATCAGGTCGCGGATCCAGCGGACGCCGTCGGGGTCGAGCCCGTTCACCGGCTCGTCGAACATCAGGACCGCCGGATCGCCCAGCAGCGCCCCGGCGATCCCCAGCCGCTGGCCCATGCCCAGCGAGAACTTGCCGGAGCGGCGGTCGGCGACCCCGGTGAGCCCGACCGTCTCCAGCACCTCGTCCACGCGCCGCACCGGGATGCCGTTGCTGCGCGCCATCGCCCGCAGGTGGTTGCGCGGGGTGAGGCCGGGGTGCACGGCCTTGGCGTCCAGCAGGGCGCCGACCCGGCGCAGCGGGTGGCGCAGCTCGGCGTAGGGCCGGCCGTCGATCAGGGCCTGCCCGGCCGAGGGCCGGTCCAGGCCCAGGACCATCCGCATGGTGGTCGACTTCCCCGCCCCGTTGGGGCCGAGGAATCCGGTCACCCGGCCCGGCGCGATCTCCACGGTGAGGCCGTCGACCACCGTCCTGTCCCCGTAGCGCTTGGTGAGGTTTCGCAGGCTTATCACGCGCTCTCCCGTTCGTCGTCGCTGTTCACGGCACTGACGCTACGGACGTGCGGCGGGCGGGCGCAGTGCGCGAACGGCAGCGGCCGGCCCCCACTTTCGGCAGGGGCGGGGCCGCCGCGGGCACCGCCGAAGGGGGTGCGCGCGAGGGCGGGGCGCGGGCGGCGGCGCTCAGGTGCGGCGCGGCGCGGGGGTGACCAGGCCCGTCTCGTAGGCGGCGATGACCAGCTGGGCCCGGTCGCGCGCGGGCACCTTGGCGAGCAGCCGGCCCACGTGCGTCTTGACCGTGGCCAGGCTGAGGTGGAGGTGGTCGGCGATCTCGGTGTTGGACAGGCCGCGCGCGATGAGCACCAGGACCTCCCGCTCGCGCTGGGTCACGCCGTCGAGGCCGCCGGGGCTCCGGGCGGGCTCGGGCCGGCGGACGAACTCGGCGATGAGCCGGCGGGTGACGGCCGGGGACAGCAGCGCGTCGCCGGCGGCCACCACCCGTACGGCCGCCAGCAGGTCGGCGGGCGGGGTGTCCTTGAGCAGGAACCCGCTGGCGCCCGCGCGCAGCGCCGCGTAGACGTAGGAGTCCAGGTCGAAGGTGGTGAGGATGAGGACCCGCGTGCCGGCGGTGGCGGGGGAGGAGCAGATGCGGCGGGTGGCCTCGATGCCGTCCATGCCGGGCATGCGCACGTCCATGAGCACGACGTCGGCCCGCTCGGCCGCCGCCAGCTCCACCGCCGAGGCGCCGTCGCCGGCCTCGCCGACCGCGACCAGGCCGGGCGCGGTGTCGACCAGCATCCGGAAGCTGCCGCGCAGCAGCGCCTGGTCGTCCACGACCAGCACGCGGACGGGGCCGCCAGCGCCTTCGCCGGGCCCGCCCGGCGGCGTACCGGGTCCGCGCGGCGTCACGCGTCGGCCGCCGCTCGCTCCGGGGCGGCGGCGCCCGGCCGCGCCTCGGGCAGGGGGAACTCCGCCGCGACGCGGAATCCGCCCTCGGGGCGGGGCCCGGCGGCGAACGTGCCGCCGTAGACCGCGACCCGCTCCCGCATGCCGATGAGGCCGTGGCCGCCCTCCGCCGCGGCGGGCAGCACCCGCGCGCCCGGGCCGTCGTCGGTGACCTCGACGCGCACCCGGCCCCGCGCCGCCTCCACCCGCACCGCGCACCGCGCGGGCGCGGCGTGCTTGACCACGTTGGTCACCGACTCCTGCACGATGCGGTACACCGCCGCGCCGACCTGCTCCGACAGCGCCTCGGCCCCGCGCACCGCCAGGTCCACCCGCACCCCCGCCATGGCCGCGCGCTCCACCAGGGCGGGCAGCGCGTCGGTACCGGGCAGCGGCGCGAGCGCGGCCGGGGCGGCGCCGGGCGGACCGCCGCCCGCCTCCCCGCTCCGGGGGTCCTCGTCGGCGGCGCGCAGCACGCCCAGCACCTGGCGCATCTCGCCCAGCGCGTCGCGGCTGGTGGCCTCGATGACGCGCAGCGCCGCGCGCGCCTCCTCCGGGCGCGACTCCGCGACGTGGTTGGCGATCCCCGCCTTGACCGCGATGACGCTCATGCTGTGCGCGACCGAGTCGTGCAGTTCGCGGGCGATGCGCAGCCGCTCCTCGGCCACCGCCCGCTCGGCCAGTTCGGCCGCCCAGCGCGCCGCGGCCGTGCGCCGCTCCCGCATCACCCGGGCCAGGGCCCACGTGCCCACCAGCGCCGGAACGCCCAGCAGCAGCACCGAGGGCAGCGGCCCGCAGCAGGCGGGGGTGCCGGTGGCCGTGGCCAGCACGATCACGACCATGCCGGCCGCGCCGACCGTGGGCGTGGGCTCGAAGCGCCGCCGCCGCGCCTTCAGCGCCACCGGGTACAGGGCGAAGGCCACCGCCGCGAAGGGCAGCACCCCGCCGCCCGCGAGAACGGCCGCCGCCGCGCCCGCAGCGACCACCGCCAGGACCGGCACCGGCCACACCCGGCGCAGCGCCAGCGGCGGGCCCACCGCCGCCATCAGCGGCGCGGCCCACCCTGCGGCGCCCAGCGGCGACGGGGCGGCGAGGGCGGCCAGCAGATAGGCCGCGGCGGCCAGCGCGTCGAGGGCGACCAGGTCGCGGCGGCGCGGCTCCCCGGCCCAGGGGCGGCCGTGCGGCGGCGCGGGATGCGGATCGGCGTCGGGCACGCCTCGACGGTAGCGCGCCGGGCGGTGCGGCGCCTCGGTCCCGGGGCCGTCATACCGGGGTATGACCCCGGGGCGCCGATCCGGTCCGGGCTCCGCCGAGGGCACGAAGCACGGATTCGGGCCGCCGGCCGATGCGCCGCCCGCCGCCGGCGCGAAAGCGTGGGCGGCATGATCGAGATACGCCAACTCACCAAGCGCTACGGGCGGACGGTGGCCGTGGACGGCCTGTCCTTCCGGGTCGAGCCGGGCCGCGTGACCGGCTTCCTGGGCCCCAACGGCGCCGGGAAGTCCACGACGATGCGGATGGTGCTGGGCCTGGACGCGCCCACCTCCGGCGCGGCCCTGGTCAACGGCCGCCCCTACCGGAGCATCCGCCGCCCCCTGCGGGAGGTGGGCGCGCTGCTGGACGCGGGCGCGGTCGACGGCGGCCGCAGCGCCGTCAACCACCTGCGCTGGCTGGCGCGCAGCAACGGCATCGACGCACGGCGCGTCCCCGAGGTGCTGGAGCGGGTCGGGCTGTCCGGCGCCGCGCGCACGCGGGTGCGCGCGTTCTCGCTGGGCATGCGCCAGCGGCTGGGCATCGCGGCGGCGCTGCTGGGCGACCCGGCCGTGCTGCTGTTCGACGAGCCGGTCAACGGGCTGGACATGGACGGCGTGCGGTGGATCCGCGTGCTCATGCGGTCGCTGGCCGAGGAGGGCCGGACCGTGCTGCTGTCCAGCCACCTGATGAGCGAGATGTCGCTGATCGCCGACCGCCTGGTGGTCATCGGGCAGGGGCGGCTCATCGCCGACACCACCTTGAGCGAGCTGGAGCGGCGCTTCGACCGGGGAACCGACGTGCGCTCGCCGAGGGCGGCGGAGCTGGCCGAGGCCCTGCGCGGCGCGGGCGCCGAGGTCGCCGCCGCCGAGGGCGGGGCGCTGACCGTGCGCGGCCTGGAGCCGGCCGAGATCGGCGTCATCGCCTCCCGGCGCGGTCTGCCCGTGCACGAGGTGGTGCGGCGCGGCGCGTCGCTGGAGGACGCCTACCTGCACCTGACCGGGGGCAGCGTGGAGTACCGGGCGGCCGCGGCGGGGGTGGAGCGCTGATGGCGGTCCTCGCGGCGGAGTTCGTCAAGCTGCGCAGCGCCCGCTCCACCTTCGTGGTGCTGGGCCTGGTGGCGGTGGTCGCGGCCCTGGGCCTGCTGATGGCGGTCAACGGCGCGAACGCCTGGGACGAGGCGGGCAGCGCGGCGGACCGGCGCCGGTGGGAGGCGGCCGGCGCGATCGAGCAGGTCTTCCTGCTGCCGTTCTGGCAGCTGTGCCTGGCCGTGCTGGGCGCCCTGGCCATCACGCCGGAGTACGGCACCGGCATGATCCGCACGACGCTGGCGGCGGTGCCCCGGCGCGGCGCCGTGCTCGCCGCCAAGGCCGGGGCGGTGGGCGCGCTGACGCTGGCGGCCGGGGCGGCCGCGGTCGCGGGCACGCACTTCGCGGTGCGGTCGGTGCTGGGCGACCGGCCGTTCGACGCCTACACGGCCCCGATGGCCGAGACGCTGCCGCTGCTGGCGGCGCTGGCCGCCTCGGCGGCGGCGGCCGGGCTGGTGGGGCTGGGCGCGGGCGTGCTGCTGCGCTCGACCGCCGGGGCGATCGTCACGGCCGTGGCGCTGGTCTACGCACTGCCGATGGTCGCGCGGTTCCTGCCCGACCCCTGGGCGGAGCGGGTGTCGGCGGTGACACTGACCGGTCTGCCCGCCGAGGTCGCGGGCACCGCGCCCGACCCCGTACTGGAGCCTGCGGCGGCGGGCGCGGTGCTCGCCGCCTACGCGCTGGCCGCGCTGGCCGCCGGCGCGGTCGCGCTGGTGAGGAGGGACGCGTGAACGCGGAACGCGTGCGGCCGGTCGGAGTGCTGGAGCCGCTGGCCGGAGCGGTCGCGGCGGAGTGGGTCAAGGCCCGCACCGCCAGATCCACCCGCGCCGCCCTGCTCGGGGCCGTGGTGGCGGTGGCCGCCGTCGTGCTGGTGGCGGTGGCGGCGGTCAACACCTGGGAGGGGCTGCCGGCCGAGCGCCAGGACGACATGACCGTCGCCCCGCTGGACCGGGTGGTGGTGCTGCCGCTGAGCATCGCCCTGGGCGTGCTGGCGGTGCTGGCCATCACCCGCGAGTACACCACCGGCATGATCCGCGTGACCCTCGCGGCGGTGCCCCACCGGGGCACCGTGCTCGCGGCCAAGGCGCTGGTGGTGGCGGCGGTCACCCTGGCGGCGGGGCTGGCGGGGGTGGCGGCGACGTTCTTCCTGGGCCGGTGGATCGCGGGCGACCGCCCGCTGGGGTTCAACTCCCTGCCGCTGGAGGACGAGCTGCCGGTGGTGCTGGCGCAGGGGGTCTCGGTGATGGTGGTCGCCCTGGCCGTGCTGGGTGTTGCCACGCTACTGCGCTCGACGGCGGTCTCGATCGTGGTCCTGGTGGTGCTGGTCTACCTGGCCCCGATGATCGCGATGAACCTGCCCGCGCCGTGGTCGCACCGCCTGTCGTCGGTGCTGCCGAGCAACCTGCCCTACCAGGTGGTAGGGGGCGTCGACACCGGGCCCGCGTTCGAGGCCGTGCTCTCGCCCTTGGAGGCGGTGGCGCTGATGGCCTGCTACGCGGTCCTGCCCCTGCTGGCCGGAGCCGCGGCCCTGCACCGCCGCGACGCCTGACGCCCAGGGACCCGCGCGGTCCGGCTTCGCGGCGCCGGGCCGCGCCGCCACGCGCCAGGGACGCGGCACGCTGCGGGCGGACCGCGCCGCGGGCCGCGCGCGGCTCACCGCCGCAGCGGCGGCGACGGAGGCGAACCGGCCCCGTCCTCCGCGCCGGGCGGCGGTAGCCTCGGCGCCATGGGTCTGGGCGGGGTGGAACGGCACAGCCGCGACCGGGGCGTCTGGCGGGCACGGGTCGCGGACGCGCTGCTGTGGGCGGCGCTGACCGGCGTGCTCGCGGCGGAGCTGGGCGGCGTCCGCGCGCGGCCCCTGCCCGAGATCGCCGCCATGGCCGCCCTGCTCGCGGCGGCGGTGGGGATCCGCCGGGCGCGGCCCTTCACCGCGCTCGGGCTCGCCGTGGGCGCCGCTGTCGCGCACACCGCCTACCTCGCGCTCACCCCCGCCGACCTCTTCCTGGTCTCCTACCTGCTGCCCGGCGCCGCCCTCGCCTTCCTCGCCGGGCGGCGCTCCGACCGCACCACCCCCGTCGCCGCCCTCACCGCAGGCGCGGCCGCGGTCCTCCTGGCCGCCAAGGCCCTCACCTGGCTGCGGCTCCGAGACCTCCGGGAGACGCTCACCGGCCTCACCGACTGGTTCGGCGCCGTCGGCGTCCTGGTCGGCGCGGTCATCGCGCCGTGGCTGCTGGGCCGGTACTGGCGGCGGCACACCGAGCTGCGCACCGCCGGCTGGGAGATCGCCCACCGCATGGAGCGCGCCCGCGACGTCGACGCCGAGCGCGCCCGGCTGCGCGAACGCGCCCGCATCGCCGGGGAGATGCACGACTCGCTGGGCCACGACCTCGCCCTGATCGCCGTGCGCGCCGCCGCCCTGGAGATGGCCGCCCAGGACGAGGCGGCGCGCGGTGCGGCGGCCGAACTGCGGGTCGCGGCGCACGACGCCAACCTGCGGCTGCGCGACATCATCGGCGTGCTGCGCGAGGACGCCGAGGCGCCCGGCGGCGGACCGGCCGATGAGGACGTCGCCACCCTGGTGGCGCGCGCCGCCGGCGCCGGGCTGCCGGTGCGCCTCATCCGGGAGGGCCCCGACGTCGACCCGGCGACCCCGGCCGGGCGCGCCGTCCACCGGGTGGTGCAGGAGGCGCTGACCAACGCCGCCCGGCACGCGCCGGGCGCGCGGGTGACCGTGCGCGTGGTGCGGGAGGACGGCGCGACGGCGGTGCGGGTGTCCGACACCGGTTCGCCCGCGCCGGGGGCGGCCGCCGGGACCGGCAACGGCTCCGGCCTGGCGGGACTGCGCTCCCTGGTGGCGGGCCTGGGCGGCACCCTGACCGCCGGACCGGCCGACGCGGCGGCCGCGCCGGGGGAGGGGGCCGCGGGCCGGCACGACCACGGCGGAACCGGCGGGGAACCGCGTACCGAAGCGGGCGGCGGCCGGGCGGAGGGGCGGACCGGGGCGGAGCCGGCGGCCGCCGACGGAGCCGGGTTCGTGGTCGCGGCGCGCATCCCCGACACCGCCGAGGCCCCCGGCACCGCCGCGCCCGACGACGCCACCGAGACCGCGCGGCGGCTCCGACTCGTCCGCCGCAGCGCGCGGCGGCGGCTGGCCGCCGCACTCGCGGTGCCGGCGGGCCTGACCGCCTCCGTCGTGGCCGTCGCGTTCCTGGTGCTCTGGTATGTCGGCGTCAACTCGGTGCTGCCGCCCGAGGACTACGCGCGCCTGCGGGTCGGTCAGGAGCAGGCCGCCGTCGAGGCCCGGCTGCCCCGGTTCGACTACGAGCCGGGGCGGATGGTCGATCCGCCGCCCCCGCCGCCGGGCGCGTCGTGCCGCTACTACCTGGTCGAGTGGGCCAACGGCCTGCCCCCGGTGTACCGCCTGTGCTTCGCCGACGGCGTGCTGGCGGCCAAGGACCGCATCGAGCGCACCGACGCCCCGGCGACGGACGCGACCCCGCCCGGCTGACCGCGCCCGGGGAGGGCTCTTTCTTTCCCGGAGCGGACGGTCGTCCCGGGTGGAGGGTGGAGCTCCGCATTCGGCCCGGTGGTGGCCGGAGTCGGTGAACCGGGTCGGGCGGCCCTTCCGGAGGGCTCTGGTGGCGTGGTCGGCCGTCGCCGCTGCTGGGAGGGGGTGAGTGCCGCGTCCGGGCCCGTGGCCGATACGGAACGGGTGAGGCGGGGCGGGGGCCGGGGTGCCCCTCGGCCGCGGTGCGGGCACCGTGGCCCCAGGGCCGCCCCTGCGGCGCTATCGGTCACAAAACCGGCGTAGTCGCAAGTAGACCCGTCTGCGGCGGGTGCGGGGCGCGCGGTACCGCCGGCGCGGCCGCCTGCCCGCGGGGCGGTGGACGGCCGTCGTCCCCGGTGCGGCGGGCGTGCCCGTCCCCGTCCGCGGCACGCTCCCTCCGTGCCGGGGCACGGCCGCCCGCCGATAGGCTGCTGCGGTGGGTTCACCAGCGACATCGGGCGGCGGTTCCGGCGCGGCCCCCGGCGCGCGGCTGCGCGTGGTCCTCGCCGACGACGAGCGGATGATCCGCGCGGGCATGCGCGCCATCCTGACCGCCGATCCCGGGATCGACGTGGTCGGCGAGGCCGCCGACGGAGCCGAGGCCGTGGCCCTCGTGGCCGAGCACCGGCCCGACATCGCCCTGCTGGACGTGCAGATGCCCGGCACCGACGGCCTCGCGGCCACCGAGGCCATCACCGCGCACCACCCCGGCACCGCCGTGGTCATCCTGACGACGTTCTCCGAGGACGCCTACATCGCCCGCGCCCTCAGCGGCGGCGCGAGCGGGTTCGTGCTCAAGACGGGCGACCCCCGCGACCTCGTCGCCGGACTGCGCGCCGTGGCCCAGGGCGGGGCCTACCTCTCGCCCGAGGTGGCCCGCCGCCTCATCGCCGAACTGGGCGCCACGGGCACCGGCGGCCGCATGTCGCGGGGCGCCGCCGCGCGCGAGCGCACCGGCCGCCTGTCCGCGCGGGAGCGCGACGTCCTGGCCCTCATCGGCGAGGGCCTGTCCAACGAGGAGATCGCGGGCCGCCTGGGGATCGTGCCGGGCACGGCCAAGGTGCACGTCGGCTCGATCCTGGCCAAGCTGGACGTGCGCAACCGGGTGCAGGCGGCGATCCTGGCCTACGAGGCCGGGCTGGTGGCCGACGGCCCCTTCCCCCGGCACCGCTGACCGCCCACCCAAGACGGCGGCCGGGCGCCCCAGGAGGGACGCCCGGCACGGGGCCCGCGGCTGCCGTGGTCAGACGTCGCGCAGGCGCAGCTCGGTCCAGCCGACGATCATCGCCGCCGCGGCCCAGCCCACGACGACCGCGAGGTTGATCGGCCCGTCGTGCGGCGCGGTGTAGAACCCCACGTCACCGGCCGCGTAGAACTCGATCCCGGCGATCCCGGGGAAGTAGGCGGCCATGTCGTTGAGCGCCTGCACACCGCTGAGCTGCAGCACCAGCGGCACGCCGAGCAGCAGCAGGAACCCCAGCCCGATCGTGCCGGCGGTGCCGCGCAGGGCGGTGCCCAGCCCGACGAACAGCACGGCGAACAGCGCCATGCACAGGCCCGACCCGCCGACCGTGCCCAGCGCGTACCCGGCCCGCAGCGGCGCGTGCGCGCCGATGACCGTCCACACCGCGCCGATCCCCAGCGCCGTGGTCACCGCGCCCGCCACGAAGCCGAGCCCGGCCGTGACCAGGGCGCGCGCCGCCAGGACCCGGCCGCGCTGCGGCACCGCCAGCAGGGTCGTGGTGATGCCGCGGTTGGCGTACTCGTTGGTGGCCGCGAGCGCGCTCAGGATCAGCACGATGAACTGCACCAGGTAGAACACGCCCTGGGAGGTGACCTGGGAGTAGGAGAACGTCCCGGCCGATGCGGGGTCGTCGGCGATCCGGTCGGCCGCGGAGAACCCCATGAGCAGGCCGAACGCGATCATGACGGCGAACCCCAGGCCCAGGCACCACCACGTGGTGCGCACGGACGCCAGCTTGGTCCACTCCATCGCCACGGCGCGCCCGAAGGCGCGGGTCCGCGGCGGCGGCGCGGGCGCCGGGGCGGTCGGGCGCCCGGCGGCGGTGCGGGCGGGGGCGGCGGATTCGGTCACGGGTGGTGCTCCTTTCGGGGGCGACCGGAACCGGGGCGCGGAGCGGTCGCGGTGGGGACGGACGGGTGCCGGTGGCGCGGCCCGGGCCCGCGCCGCGCGGGCCCGGTGCCGAGGGCGGGGACCGGGGCCCCCGCCGCGCGGACGCGGGCGGGACGGGCGGTCACCGGCGGCGCCCCCGGCGCGGCGCGGGGGCGCCGGGCGCTCCCGGCCCCGGCGCGGCACCGGTGTCCGCCCGGCGTCCGGCCGCGTAGTGGACCGCCGACTCGGTGAGCTCCAGGTAGGCCTGCTCCAGGGACGTCTCCTCCCGGTAGAGGGAGTGAATCCGGGCCCCCGCCGCGTGGGCGATGTCGCCGACCGCCTCGGGGGCAAGGCCCCGCACCCGCAGTTCGCCGGGCGCCTCGGCCGCCACCTCCACCGGTTCGCCGCCCTCGGCGCGGGCGGCGCGCAGGCGCGCGGCCAGGTCGGCGGCGTCGGGGCTGCGCACCACCACGTGGGTGCGCGACCACGCCGCGATCAGCTCCGCCATCGGGGCGTCGGCGACCAGGCGGCCGCCGCCGACCACCACCAGGTGGTCGGCCACCAGTTGCAGTTCGCCCATCAGGTGGCTGGAGACGAACACGGTGCGGCCCTCGTCGGCGAGCCGGCGCACCAGGCCGCGCACCCACAGCACGCCGTCGAGGTCGAGCCCGTTGACCGGTTCGTCGAAGATGACGGTCGCGGGGTCGCCCAGCAGCGCGGCGGCGATGCCCAGCCGCTGGCGCATGCCCAGGGAGAACGCGCCGATGCGGCGGCGCGCCGCCGAGGCCAGGCCCACGGTCTCCAGCACCTCGCCGACCCGCGCGGCCGCGACACCGGTGCCCCGCGCCAGCGCCAGCAGGTGCGCGCGGGCGGTGCGGCCGGGGTGCCCGGCCGAGGCGTCCAGGAGCGCGCCCACCTCGCGCGCGGGCGCGGCGAGGTCGGCGTAGGGGCGGCCGTTGACCAGCGCCGTGCCCGACGTGGGGCGGTCCAGGCCGAGCAGCAGCCGCATCGTCGTCGACTTCCCCGCCCCGTTGGGGCCCAGGAAGCCGGTCACCCGCCCGGGTGCGACCTCGAAGGTCAGGCCGTCCACGGCGGTGGTCTCGCCGTAGCGCTTGGTCAGATCCCGTACTTTCAGCACCGCTGCGCCGTCCTTTTCACGGATGTCCGTTGAC encodes:
- a CDS encoding response regulator, giving the protein MIRTLLADDEAMIRAGVRAILETDGGIEVVAEAADGRQAVELARAYRPDVALLDIRMPRLDGLSAAAEIRREVPATAVVILTTFGEDAYIARALSEGAGGFLLKAGDPRELVAGVRAVADGAAYLSPRVARHVIDELSGGRMSREAEARARVAELTARERDVLALVGAGLSNAEIAARLYLVEGTVKSYVSAILGRLDLRNRVQAAILAHEAGLVGGDA
- a CDS encoding ABC transporter permease — translated: MATTNAAAPVAGAEGTPAPAGRRGGSGFAQAVAAEWTKLWGLRSTWTCLAMAVLLTAGPSALGATALEAGDQVQNMTAHGMLPTVVMLSQFALVAVASLIVTGEYATGAMRTTLTAVPVRGRVLAAKALVLATVVFPVGCALGGVSIGVSTAVFGDAMIFEADHVAHAVLGTAGYLTAVSLFALGLGTALRSTAGTITAAVGVLIGVPMFASMLGNETVEEVASYLPADAGLPLMTGITDPYGWAAGAALLGAWAALALAAGYALLRTRDA
- a CDS encoding ABC transporter ATP-binding protein encodes the protein MISLRNLTKRYGDRTVVDGLTVEIAPGRVTGFLGPNGAGKSTTMRMVLGLDRPSAGQALIDGRPYAELRHPLRRVGALLDAKAVHPGLTPRNHLRAMARSNGIPVRRVDEVLETVGLTGVADRRSGKFSLGMGQRLGIAGALLGDPAVLMFDEPVNGLDPDGVRWIRDLMRSLAAEGRTVFVSSHLMSEMQATADQLVVIGRGRLIADAPVAEVIERSSLTAVRVRTPQPAELERRLLAAGMRVERPGGEELLVTGGTLERVGAAAHEAGVCLHELSPRAASLEEAYMELTASAVEYAAPTPAAAGRGEKAGV
- a CDS encoding response regulator transcription factor, with protein sequence MLVVDDQALLRGSFRMLVDTAPGLVAVGEAGDGASAVELAAAERADVVLMDVRMPGMDGIEATRRICSSPATAGTRVLILTTFDLDSYVYAALRAGASGFLLKDTPPADLLAAVRVVAAGDALLSPAVTRRLIAEFVRRPEPARSPGGLDGVTQREREVLVLIARGLSNTEIADHLHLSLATVKTHVGRLLAKVPARDRAQLVIAAYETGLVTPAPRRT
- a CDS encoding sensor histidine kinase; this encodes MPDADPHPAPPHGRPWAGEPRRRDLVALDALAAAAYLLAALAAPSPLGAAGWAAPLMAAVGPPLALRRVWPVPVLAVVAAGAAAAVLAGGGVLPFAAVAFALYPVALKARRRRFEPTPTVGAAGMVVIVLATATGTPACCGPLPSVLLLGVPALVGTWALARVMRERRTAAARWAAELAERAVAEERLRIARELHDSVAHSMSVIAVKAGIANHVAESRPEEARAALRVIEATSRDALGEMRQVLGVLRAADEDPRSGEAGGGPPGAAPAALAPLPGTDALPALVERAAMAGVRVDLAVRGAEALSEQVGAAVYRIVQESVTNVVKHAAPARCAVRVEAARGRVRVEVTDDGPGARVLPAAAEGGHGLIGMRERVAVYGGTFAAGPRPEGGFRVAAEFPLPEARPGAAAPERAAADA
- a CDS encoding ABC transporter ATP-binding protein, producing MIEIRQLTKRYGRTVAVDGLSFRVEPGRVTGFLGPNGAGKSTTMRMVLGLDAPTSGAALVNGRPYRSIRRPLREVGALLDAGAVDGGRSAVNHLRWLARSNGIDARRVPEVLERVGLSGAARTRVRAFSLGMRQRLGIAAALLGDPAVLLFDEPVNGLDMDGVRWIRVLMRSLAEEGRTVLLSSHLMSEMSLIADRLVVIGQGRLIADTTLSELERRFDRGTDVRSPRAAELAEALRGAGAEVAAAEGGALTVRGLEPAEIGVIASRRGLPVHEVVRRGASLEDAYLHLTGGSVEYRAAAAGVER
- a CDS encoding ABC transporter permease, giving the protein MAVLAAEFVKLRSARSTFVVLGLVAVVAALGLLMAVNGANAWDEAGSAADRRRWEAAGAIEQVFLLPFWQLCLAVLGALAITPEYGTGMIRTTLAAVPRRGAVLAAKAGAVGALTLAAGAAAVAGTHFAVRSVLGDRPFDAYTAPMAETLPLLAALAASAAAAGLVGLGAGVLLRSTAGAIVTAVALVYALPMVARFLPDPWAERVSAVTLTGLPAEVAGTAPDPVLEPAAAGAVLAAYALAALAAGAVALVRRDA
- a CDS encoding ABC transporter permease translates to MNAERVRPVGVLEPLAGAVAAEWVKARTARSTRAALLGAVVAVAAVVLVAVAAVNTWEGLPAERQDDMTVAPLDRVVVLPLSIALGVLAVLAITREYTTGMIRVTLAAVPHRGTVLAAKALVVAAVTLAAGLAGVAATFFLGRWIAGDRPLGFNSLPLEDELPVVLAQGVSVMVVALAVLGVATLLRSTAVSIVVLVVLVYLAPMIAMNLPAPWSHRLSSVLPSNLPYQVVGGVDTGPAFEAVLSPLEAVALMACYAVLPLLAGAAALHRRDA
- a CDS encoding sensor histidine kinase, translating into MGLGGVERHSRDRGVWRARVADALLWAALTGVLAAELGGVRARPLPEIAAMAALLAAAVGIRRARPFTALGLAVGAAVAHTAYLALTPADLFLVSYLLPGAALAFLAGRRSDRTTPVAALTAGAAAVLLAAKALTWLRLRDLRETLTGLTDWFGAVGVLVGAVIAPWLLGRYWRRHTELRTAGWEIAHRMERARDVDAERARLRERARIAGEMHDSLGHDLALIAVRAAALEMAAQDEAARGAAAELRVAAHDANLRLRDIIGVLREDAEAPGGGPADEDVATLVARAAGAGLPVRLIREGPDVDPATPAGRAVHRVVQEALTNAARHAPGARVTVRVVREDGATAVRVSDTGSPAPGAAAGTGNGSGLAGLRSLVAGLGGTLTAGPADAAAAPGEGAAGRHDHGGTGGEPRTEAGGGRAEGRTGAEPAAADGAGFVVAARIPDTAEAPGTAAPDDATETARRLRLVRRSARRRLAAALAVPAGLTASVVAVAFLVLWYVGVNSVLPPEDYARLRVGQEQAAVEARLPRFDYEPGRMVDPPPPPPGASCRYYLVEWANGLPPVYRLCFADGVLAAKDRIERTDAPATDATPPG
- a CDS encoding response regulator — its product is MRVVLADDERMIRAGMRAILTADPGIDVVGEAADGAEAVALVAEHRPDIALLDVQMPGTDGLAATEAITAHHPGTAVVILTTFSEDAYIARALSGGASGFVLKTGDPRDLVAGLRAVAQGGAYLSPEVARRLIAELGATGTGGRMSRGAAARERTGRLSARERDVLALIGEGLSNEEIAGRLGIVPGTAKVHVGSILAKLDVRNRVQAAILAYEAGLVADGPFPRHR